A stretch of Lathyrus oleraceus cultivar Zhongwan6 chromosome 6, CAAS_Psat_ZW6_1.0, whole genome shotgun sequence DNA encodes these proteins:
- the LOC127092378 gene encoding inositol-pentakisphosphate 2-kinase-like has translation MELTLTEQDAAHWVYRGEGAANIVVSYTGSSPSFIGKVMRVRKSPRKASTLPGVRNTIALSSHERLIWQEVHQLISSSDKEIAGQLYVDHVLKPLLGSKYVDAGTHILVTKEFLKTVEKNVDSQRPAWRVDVSQVDKQCDFALLMSDHSIFPHDGQGSSHSISVGIKPKCGFLPLSTFISEGTATKKTTTRFEMHQALKLQRGEISQRSVYIPSSFNYPERYRGIGIRIEDEILIT, from the coding sequence ATGGAGTTGACATTAACTGAACAAGATGCGGCTCATTGGGTTTACAGAGGTGAAGGTGCTGCTAATATTGTTGTCTCATACACGGGTTCCTCTCCTTCTTTTATTGGGAAAGTGATGCGCGTTCGCAAGTCTCCAAGGAAGGCATCAACATTGCCAGGAGTGAGGAATACCATAGCTCTGTCTTCGCATGAACGCCTCATCTGGCAAGAAGTGCACCAACTTATTTCCTCTTCAGATAAGGAAATTGCTGGCCAACTATATGTCGATCATGTCCTGAAGCCTTTGCTTGGATCCAAATATGTTGATGCTGGGACTCACATTCTGGTAACCAAGGAATTCCTAAAGACTGTTGAGAAGAATGTTGATAGTCAGCGTCCGGCTTGGCGAGTTGATGTTTCCCAGGTTGATAAGCAATGTGATTTTGCTCTTCTCATGTCAGATCATTCAATCTTCCCTCACGATGGTCAAGGATCTAGCCATAGTATATCAGTTGGAATAAAGCCTAAATGCGGATTTCTTCCTCTTTCAACATTCATATCTGAAGGAACTGCTACCAAAAAGACGACAACTCGATTCGAAATGCATCAGGCTCTGAAATTGCAACGTGGAGAGATTTCACAGCGGAGTGTGTACATCCCATCTTCTTTTAATTACCCAGAGAGGTACCGAGGCATTGGGATAAGGATTGAGGATGAGATTCTCATTACATAA